The genomic region GGGCCCGTCCCTGGGGCTGTTCCCGTCTGCGGTGTCGGACGGTTCCAGTCGGATTTGGTTGCGGTTTAGGCACTTTTAATGAGGTTTGTTTGTTCAGATGCCCCACAGCGACCCATGGACACCGCATGGAGCCCCCCAGCATCTCCTATAGGGTAATCCCTTCCCCATAGACAGCCTATAGGCACCCCATAGTGACCTATGGTGACCCATGAACACCCTATAGAGAACCTCCacgacccatagagaccctattGAGATTCCCTGGGATCCACAGGTATCCTATAGAGACCTTCTgcaccccatagatacccagTAGTGACCCACAGTGATCAAtgagcaccccatagacaccacaCAGCAACCCATAGACATGCTATAGACACCCCATAATGACACAGAGATCCCCACAGCAACCTACAGCAACCAGTAGACATCCCATAGCGACCCGTAGATACCCTATGGAGACCCTCCACAAGCCAATAGCAACCCATAGTGCCCCATGGACAACCTATAGatgccccatagtgacccagAGCCACCCAAGCTCAAGCCTTGTGCTTGGGATCTCCCACCCAGACTGAGACCTTTATGGTTTCGGTGTTGTGGAAGATGTGGGACAGCAGGTAGGGCAGAACTGGAGGTGCCCAGGAGGGTGCAGGACCTGGAGCAGGTCCCTGCCTGGTGGGATAAAGCAGAGGAAGATTCCCCTTAGGCTGTGACCTGGAATAGTGGGATCAGGTGGGGGGTGCTTGGGGTGTTCGAGCCTTTTTGGAGTGTTTCAAGAGGCTTCGTCTCACGTTGGAGCCATTTGGTTGTTCCTTGACTTCAGCTTGATGGCAGCACAAGGAAACTCTCAGTGAAACTCCTTTCCTGGGATCCCCCTCACTTCCCTGCTCCGCACCTCACCGAGGACAATCCCTATGGCTGAGAGGAGAAGTCACCGGGATGGGGCTGCTGATGCCTGGGACACGTTCCACCACACTCCGGCTCCACGGGGCTGCATCCAAGTGTTGCATCAGAGGCTCTGGGATTCGTGTCCACTCCTTGTTCTTGAATGGAGACCAAAAGCAAAGGTTAAAGCTCAGATTTTCCTGGTGCTGGGATGGAAGAATCCTTCAGAACCCCCCCAAAAGGAGATGCTTTGCCACTGGTTTGAGTTCCCGACTTCCGGCAGGGCCAGCAGAGGCTGGGAGCGcttggcaggagcagggaatgctgctcGTCTGGCTCCggagcagctcagctccatgTGGAATCACTTATTCCTCTGTATTTAATATGCAAGGCAGATGTGCTACGAGATCTACAGCTCTGGAGCCAGGAACAGAGCTTGGGGCTGATGGGCAGAGCAGGCTCTGTGTTGTATCAAGCAGGATGCAAAGAGAACAGTGTTTCTTCAGTCATGGAACCATGGAATACtttgggaagggaccttaaggctcacctaaagccatgggcagggtcatcTTGCATTAGAgaaggatgctccaagccccacttgacctggccttgaacactgccagggatggggcaaatTATCTAATCCTTCTCTTGTGTTTCACGGTCCATATGGGATTAAAATCCTTCAGGATGCACATGTCCTTGCTTCTTTAAGGACCATTCTCATGAAGATGGCACCTACCAGGATTTAGGATGCTTGTTTCCCATCTTCTGCCTCTTTCCAAGGGTGAAAGTCATGGATTGAGAGAAATTCAGCCTGAAGATTGGATTCCAGACTTGGATCGAAGCTCTCAGCCAGGGTTTAGCTGCTCAGCACCACTCAGGCAGCCTTTCATTGAGGAGAGGGCAGATACTCCCTGCTCCTCTCACTGCCATTTGCTCCCCAGCCCTAGAAATCCCATTATCCCAAAGCATCTGTAGAGTTTCCAGTAGGTATTTTGCTTTCCTACAACATTCTTGTATCTGGAAGTATTGAATCCAGTCAAATCCCAACTCTTTAGCCCACATCTCAGTGCTCTGCCCTATTGCTCCAGTCACTAAGGAAGCACCtgcacccccccctccccacaccGCTGGGTCCTACAGCCCACCTGTGGGACAGAGAATCCCACAGTGGGGTGGGCTGGAAGGGGCTTTCCTCCCAATATtccatctcagtctcccctcaggcaggttcaagccattcattccccttgtcctgtccctgcatcaagcccctctccaggtttcctgtagcccctttagagctgctccaaggtctcctTAAGGACCTCTCTGCAGGGAGCTCCGCATCTCTTTGGTGCTGTCCCCCCctgagctggatcagggctgggGGGTGTAAGGGGGTTCAGTTTCCCTGTGCCTGACCTCAGCTCTCTCCCTGTGCCCCCAGTGAACGTGGTGGAGGCTCTGCAGGAGTTCTGGCAGATGAAGCAGTCTCGTGGTGCTGACCTGAAGAACGGAGCGCTCGTGGTGTACGagatggtcccttccaacagcCCCCCCTACGTCTGCTATGTTACCCTGCCCGGGGGCAGCTGCTTTGGCAGCTTCCAGGTACCTGGGGCTCAGTGgggctgtccctgctgcagagctcaccCTCACACTCGGCTCCCCACCACCACTGATGCTCCACAAGCTTCCTGGGGGCAGTAGAACTGTTGTCCGGCTGCTTGGCAGGATGGGGATGCCATAGGGATCTGCCTGtaaacctcttctgtttcagGCTGGCTCCTAAATGTTCTGTAAACCCCCATCCAGCAGCAATTGGGGTGGTGGGTTTACTTGGCTGGATGTATTCCCTGCTTGGacctcagcagtgctggggtgggATCCATGCTTCTGGAGAAGCTGGGGGCTGGTTTTGGTCTTTCAGCCTCCTTCCCGGTGAGATCCGTTTCCAAACTGGTAAAGCACCATTCCAGTTTCACCCAGAACCTCTTCCCAAAGGTGGCAAATGGCTTGAGAAACCATTGGATTGATaggaagagcaaaggaaagggTCCAGCCTGGAAATGAAGGTCCCAAACTCACACTGGGTCCTGACAGCACTTCCCATCCCTGCACTCCCCTGGCTTCAGGCATTTAACTTCCATGTCCTGAAGGATGTATCCCAAAGGAACAGCTCTGGCAACCCCAGGCCCAAGGAATGGTCcttgggtttgttgttgttctcAGTGGCATTTCCTGGTGCTGAGCTCAGCCgcctccctgctccctgtggCGTGCTTGGAATAACTGTGGTTTCCTACGGATTCCAGGCTGTCCAAGAGTGCCACATCCCAGTAGCACCACCCAGTTCCCACTGGGAGCAAAGGGCTCATGGGGTCTCTGTCTCCCCAGTTCTGTCCCACCAAGGCTGAAGCCCGGAGGAGCGCTGCCAAGATCGCGCTGATGAATTCCGTGTTCAATGAGCACCCTTCCCGACGGATCACAGATGAGTTCATTGAGAAGAGCGTGTCCGAGGCTCTGGCATCCTTCAATGTAAGGCTTTTCCATTGGTGGGCGTGAGGGAAAACCTCAGATGATGGGAAGAGAAGGttgcttttccagctggaaTTCTGTGCAGCAGGTCTGGGGGTTGGTTTTATAGTGAGGATTAAAACTTATCCCAGAGGGAATTCTCACTGCAGTGACACACAGATGGTGCCCAGAGCCATGCTGGGCTGGGAATTGCAGCTCTTGTCTGGAATGTCTCCTGCAGGGCAATCGAGAGGAAGCTGATAATCCCAACACTGGGATCGGTGCCTTCCGCTTCATGCTGGAATCTAACAAGGGGAAATCGATGCTGGAGTTCCAGGTACTGTCATAGTGGAAAGCCATGGATTTGTTCCCCCTCCATCTGGGGGTTTGGGTGCATCCCAAGCCCCTTGTGTCACTGCACTGGGGGTTCCTTGCCTTAGGGAAGCTTTTCCTGTAGCTTGCCTGGCTCCTTTCCCTGGGATGGAAACGGGAGGAGCCAGCCCTGTTTATATGGACAGGCTGTTTACAGAGGGTATTCCTCAGGCTGGGATTGGCTTTGGGAATCTTGACCCTGCCTCAGGGGAACCTTGAGGGAGTCTTTGACTTCCAGCCTCTGGAGCTGGGAACAGGCACCGTGATCCCTGGAACTGCAAACGATGGAATGTGATGTTCCAAAGTCCTTCCTTTGTGCCCAGAGCTGGGAGCTTACCTGGCTGCTCCTGACACCAAGTCCTCATCCCAGCACATGCTCCTGACACTTCCCCCTCATCCCACACTTTATTCCTGATCCCCTCATGCTATTCCAGGAGCTGATGACCGTGTTCCAGTTGCTGCATTGGAACGGCAGCCTCAAAGCCATGCGGGAGAGGCAGTGCTCACGGCAGGTGAGTCCCATTGTCCCCAGCAGCATTCCCAACACCTCATCCTCCTCCCAAAGCTCCTGTAGCTCACCCTAACCCCGTATCCCATGCAGTGTTTTCCCTGTCATTCCCACCAGGAGGTCCTGGCTCACTATTCCCACCGTGCTCTGGACGATGACATAAGGAACCAGATGGCCATGGACTGGGTGAACCgggagcagagcagcccaggGGCTCTTTCCAGGGAGCTGGCATCCACGGAGCGGGAGCTGGATGAAGCCCGTCTGGCTGGGAAGGAGCTGCGCTTCCATAAGGAGAAGAAAGACATCCTGATGCTGGCTGCTGGCCAGCTGGGAAGCACACACTCCTCTAGCTGCTAGGCTCCAGTGCTGGCATCCCACTTCCCTAGGGGATCCAGCCCTAACGCATGTTCCCAACTTCCAGCCCATTTGCACAGTGGAGAGGAattggaaagggaaaaagtcCTTTATGGAGATCTCAAACCCTTGTTAGAATACtttgcttccagctctgctcctcctgctctggtGGTATTCCAGAGCCGGCAGCATTCCAGGGATTTAGCACTTCTCTTTGGAGCACAGACCTGCTTTCTGGTGCTTTCTGCTTCTAGAATAGAGGGGGCTCTCTCAAGCTCCTTCACAACAAGTTCAAACCCAGAGGGGAAAAGCTCCTGGGCATGGTAAAAGGGATTTAAACTGGGATCTTGTCTGGCCAGGCTTAAACATGGGAATCCGGCATTCCAGGCTTTGGATTTGCAGCCCCGCTCTGGCTCTCCATGCCCAGGATGGGCTGTAGTGCATTAACAACCACCCCATATGGTGCTTAGGGGGGGTTTAATTcatctcctgccctgctcctccttAATCCCTGCTGGATTCTTGGAGTGTTGAACCCCAATCCCGGCAGCAGTTGGGAATTCTGCTGGCAATGGAGACTTTGGGTTTCCAGGTGAGTGGTTGATGCTCAAAGGTGGATGTACCTCCTGGAGCATCCTTCCCAAGGAAGCTTCCAGAGGCCTAGCCAGGCTTCCCGTGggaagcagggaatggggagcCCTGCAGCTGTGGGGTTAAGTCCCCCTTAACCAGAGCTGGGTTTAAGTCTTGCTTAACCAGAACTCATTTTATGTCCTGCCTAAGTCGAGCTGGTTAAGTCTTGCTTAACCAGAGCAGTGTTTGAGCCTCACTTAACTAGAACCGAATTTAAGTCTTGCTTAACCAGACTGAAGTGTTTAAGTCTCAGTTAACCAGCTCTGTGCTTAAACCACGGGTAACTAGAACTGATTGTGTCACCTGACTGGAGCTGGTTCTAAGTCTCTTAACCAGAACAGTGTTTAAGCCTTGCCTAACCAGAGCTGGGTTTAAGTCTTGCTTAACCAGAGCAGTGTTGAAGTCTCAGTTAACCAGAGCTGTTGAAGTCTTGCTTAACCAGAACTCACTTTAAGTCTTAGTTAACCAGAACAGTGTTTAAGTCGCGCTTAACTAGAACTGATTTTAAGTCTTGCTTAAGCAGTGTTTAAGTCTTCCTTAACCAGAACAGTGTTTAAGTCTTGCTTAACCAGAACTCACTTTAAGTCTTTGTTAACCAGAGCCATGTTTAACCCCGACCCAGGGCTCAGGTCCTGCCTCTCACTCCCAGCCATTCCCAAaccccttcctccttttccaacGCGGGCAGCTGGAATTCCACCCCCCTCCTTAGCTGTAGCCCCTCCACTTTTGTAATCTTGTCCTAACAAACCCAGATTAGTGGGATTTGTACCTTTTTTATATACGCAGCCTCTAGCCATGATGTTTCACGTCTGATGGGATGGAAATGGGGGGATTTGCCGTTGTTACTCCTTCTGTTGGGATGGGATCACTGGTGCTTCCAGAGCCTTCCAGAACCGTCTGGAGCATCCAAGGGCCGTTCCTGGCAACCCCGGACCCTGCTGTGAGCCTCTGCCCagaggctgggaaaggagcaaATCCCGGTTCCtagagcatcccatgggattgTTCTCAGTGTTCAGGCAGCGATGGGGCCGATCGCTGCCACACTGCGCCTTGTGTACGACTTTATGCAATAAACACCCGATTTGGGGTAACTGAGGAGGCTTCGTCTTCCTTTGGGGTGCAGCGTGTCCCATGGCAGCGtctgggaggggaagggagggcagaGGCATCGCGACCTTCCCAACATGGCGGTGCAGGCAGGACGCCATGCTTGGACCTCCCCAAGATGGCGGCGAAGCATCTTCCACCACACGCCCTTCCCAAGATGGCGGCAACGTAGCTTCCGCCATACGCCCTCCCCAAGATGGCGGCGGTGCAGTCTCCACCACACGCCCTtcccaagatggcggcggtGCAGCCCGCGCCCTCCTCAAGATGGCGGCAGCGCAGCCTCCGCCCCACGCCCTCCCCAAGATGGCGGCGGTGCAGCCTCCGCCCCGCGCCCTCGtcaagatggcggcggcgcAGTCTCCGCCCCACGCCCCTATGGGGAGGCTGCACCGGGAGCTCCGCCATCAGAGCCCTCTCGGCCGCCGTCAGCTGCGGAGACGGGCACAGAGGAACCGAAACGAGAGCACCGAGAACCGGAACCACTGACCGAGCAGGCGGAGCTGCCGAGCCCGGTACCGGGGGGGTCCTCGTTAGCTGCGGAGCGAGGGGACGGGCACAGAGGAACCGAAGCGAGAGCACCGGATAGCACCGAGAACCGGAACCACTGACCGAGCAGGCGGAGCTGCCGCAGCCCGGTACCGGTCCCGGAGGTCCCCGTCAGGACCCCAGCGGTGAGCGATGGCCTCGGAGGTGCCCGGGGAGCAGCCGGACGTGTGCCGGCTGCTGGTGGCCGAGCTCGGGGTGAAGGCAGCGGTGTCCGCCGGGGACCCGTCCGGTCCCAGCCCCGAGCATCCGGTCACAGCCCGTCCGGACCCCCGCGATGCCTGGAGGAGCATCAGGGAGGAGGCGGAGAAGGAAcgggacgtggagctgctgctggcggTGAACGAAGCCTGCCACGGCCTGAGCGACGGGAGCCATGGGGCACAATGGAGCCGGCTCAGCTTCACCCTCATCAGGGAGCTCAAGAAGGCGGTTGTGGACTTCGGGCTGGCATCGGCGTACGCCAAGAGGATCCTGCGGTCCCTGCTGAGCAGTTACCTCTTCTACCCCTACGACTGTCGAGTGCTGGCAGAGCTCATCCTAACCCCGCTCCAATACGCCATTTGGTCCATGTTCTGGCAGGAAGAGGCCGAGAAAACAGCCTTCGGTTACCGGAGCCGCTCGCATGGGGACCCGGTGAGAGCCCTGGGAGCGGACGCGTTGCTGGGACGGGGTCGGTTCGTTGCAGCCGCCGCTCAGGCTCGGTTACCGGTGGCCGTGTTGGATGATTCCAGGGAGGCTGCGCTCAGGGCGTTCATGAGGATCCGCGAGGAAGAAAAGCCCCGGCGAGGGCTCAGCACCATCCGGCAGGGCCCCACGGAGCCCTTTGGGGAGTTCATCGATAGGCTCAAGGACTGTCTCGATAAGCTCATAGAGAACGAGGCAGTGAAGGAGACGTCACTGCGAAGATATGCCATAGAGAACGCAAATGATGACTGCAGGGAGGTTCTGGAGCCGCTGAGCGACCGGAGCGTGGAGCGGATGCTGGAGGCCTGCGGCAGCATCGGGACCGTGTCCCACCAGCGCTCCATGCTGGTGTCTGCCCTGGGAGCGCTGCGCATcacccagcacagctgcttccATTGCGGGCAGCCCGGCCATGTGCAGCGCAACTGCCCGGCCAGGGAGCAGCGGCTGCAGCCCGGCCCCCGGAGCCGGCAGGGCAGCAACGGGAGCCCGGTGGGGCAGCGCCGGTGATGCAGAGCACCGGGACCGGCTGTTCCCGCAGGGTGTGGGGCTGCGAGGGAACAGCACAAGTGCCTTAATGCTGGGACGTTCCTCACATTCCATACAAGGACATTCCATACTGGGTTATTGGATCCAAGTGATGGTCGGgacccagcatccccatgggtTGTTCCAGCCAAGTCACCCATTGCACCATTGATCCCTGTTGAGGTGTGCCCGCAGGCCGCAGAGAGGGACTCAAGGATTCGGATCGACAGGAGCCCTCTGTTGTCATGGAAACGGGAATGATCAATGGTGTTATCAGTTATCAATTGTGTGATCAATTGGCACAGGAGGACATGCCACCGTTCTCTCTGCAGCCTCATGGCCTCCCCATTGGCAAGTAGAGCAAGTGCCCACAGCAGCTTCAAACAGTATCTGGGGGGGCTACAGGGAGGctgggatggactcttcattagggactgcagtgacaggacaaggggtgatgggttcagactgaaacaggggaggtttagatgggatctaaggaaggaattctttcctgtgagggtgctgagcactggaatgggttgcccagggaggttgggaatgctccatccctggcagtgctcaaggccagggtggatgaagccttgggtgatacggtttagtgggaggtgtccctgcccatggcagggaggttggaactggatgagcttcagctcccttccaaccctcactattccatgattctatgatttaatacCAACAACTAACCCACAGAAAAGCATGGACAATGGCACCTGCTGCACGAGGTAAGGAAACCCCTAACATGATTGAAGACATGGGATCAATGCACCAGCATTGCCATCACCAGCCAGGAGCCCAAAAGCCTGGTGCCTCACGGGCTTCCACctgtgtgcagtgtgcttgtggga from Melopsittacus undulatus isolate bMelUnd1 chromosome 20, bMelUnd1.mat.Z, whole genome shotgun sequence harbors:
- the LIX1L gene encoding LIX1-like protein, yielding MESVRAARLQPGLGSLRSLRPGVTGAPGLGPGLGLPPPPPPLGLQGPAAPPLPGSGPPAVLREAVEAVVRSFAKHTQGYGRVNVVEALQEFWQMKQSRGADLKNGALVVYEMVPSNSPPYVCYVTLPGGSCFGSFQFCPTKAEARRSAAKIALMNSVFNEHPSRRITDEFIEKSVSEALASFNGNREEADNPNTGIGAFRFMLESNKGKSMLEFQELMTVFQLLHWNGSLKAMRERQCSRQEVLAHYSHRALDDDIRNQMAMDWVNREQSSPGALSRELASTERELDEARLAGKELRFHKEKKDILMLAAGQLGSTHSSSC